Genomic DNA from Hyperolius riggenbachi isolate aHypRig1 chromosome 10, aHypRig1.pri, whole genome shotgun sequence:
TGTAACGCTATGGATGATTCTGTGTGGTGGAGTGATCAAAAATCCCAGTTAAAATAATAttgtagtgaaaagaatatggaggctgccatctttattcccctTTGAaaaaccagttacctggctgccatGCTAATATTTGGGCTTGACTTAGCATTGAATTAATTTAGTGGATGACTGGCAAGCTACCCCACACGCTTAATATACAGTTGCCtttagcagggccggcgctaccatagaggcaaggggggcaattgccccagggccccagagcttgtaggggcccccagtggctacaagaggaaaaaacagttttcaaaaagaccttatagtttttgagaaaattttaaagttttaaaggaaaaaaaatacgcatttaaaaacccgctgactttaacaattaatagcaaatccaccttaaatgctagaaaccctaaatttgcaggatatgttaaaggagatcattggaaataagaggaaaaaactatttttcaaaaagaccatatagtttttgagaaaatcgattttaaacttttgaaggaaaaaagtatacttttaaatgcggtaaatgtaacttttagtagcaaacctaacggtagtgtaattttacatgcatcaaaagaaagagcaatgaatttcctgacggggtttccagggggtccatacgcagccacagcgctttggccagggatcgctatacatccGCAATGTGGCTGTATGAAgaaccctggcattttttcctattttcccaatttttttttatgttcagtgtgggaatttttttttttttaattatgtggggtccccctttctgaaactttttaacctcttgtcccccatgcagactggggtagccagaatgtggagctccgtccGATtgtggcttcacaccctgactattccagctgcaaaaaaagtctcttaatgccgatttttgtttccggggtatctgttggggggccccctaggtttattttgccctggggccccattgttgcttaaaccggccctggccttTAGCAACCATGTGTGAATATAACTATTTAGCACACTTGGTAGTGGTGTATCCCACTAACACATACAAGCACCTGCACTTTATCCCACTCTGAGGTTTCCTAAGGATTATACATTCTGGAGATACCATAGTAAATCTGGCCTagaaagtattaggggcagaagATCCTCAACACAGTTAGGAAAGTAGCATTTTTTGTAAAGGGAACAGTATTCATTGCCTTCATAGCTCCCTTACTACAGGTTTCCTTTCATTTCATGTCCATTCCAGGTTTATCACTACAAAATGTGGAGAGTTCTCAGCTTTGCTTGGAAATTGTATCATGTCACAATTCCACAGAGTACCcacacagctcatggtgacccagaaacactaggaaagtataaagggctaaaagagaccgaaaagccctcttactaaaaaaacaACGCTAGATATACAGTAACTGCTTTcctaaaatagaaggtatttgtgataattcagctttacgtgagcaactgtggtttcccatgatgcatcacttctaaatatgcaaatcatctctttaagcCCTGAAAGCCATGCACACACACCCAGGACCTCTGGTATATTGGGAGGCTATTGCTTATAAATTTTACAGACCCACATCAATCCACCAGAAGTTCTGGATGtatgcctggctttcaggggcataacgagatgatttgcatatttgggagtgatgcaccATGGGACACCACAATTCCCCACTTAAagatgaattatcacaaataccttctgtttcaagaaggaAAGGCTATATTCAGCGTCACAATAGCAAAGTCACAACTGGCACACCATGTTAAAGCTATAATAAAAGGGATTGAGAATGACTACTGAATAGCATATTTTATGTGATCATATACAGAAGTATTTTTGCTTTCAATCATGGATGTTGTATGTTGTGGTTGATAGTTGGTTTGAAAATGTATGGCATTTTTGTGAACAAATGTAATATTGTTTATTTGACTGTTGTGATTGTTTCTATCTATGGCGTGactggaaaaataaaaaatatgctaaGTTTATGAACATGTGGTGTGTATTTACCCAAAGAAAAAGTTGCAGTTGGTCTATCGGTCTATAATAAGTAAAGAAGGAGCATAAAGCAAAGGCTGATTAACTGCGTACGAcatcttaggccccttttacagtaACCTGCATTGCATTACCCTATTTACCACAAGGGgcagcaaaagcaatgaaagtctgtggagactttcACACCTATTGTGGTCCATTGCAGTGCACCAGAAGTATCCGATCCACACATGATGCATAGTGCTTGAGGTAATGGAAGTGTATAGGCAACACAGCAATGTGTAAATGCGGTGCATCACGGCAGGCATGCATGGACTGACAGgagtcccagtgacatacttcctgtccagcagggaataCGTCTCTGAATGGGGGCagaactatgcatatgaccctgtcagcgcactctgccacagggtcatatgattgtAGTTTTTGTATTGCGGTGGGATGCAGCAGGAACATCGCAACGCAgacagtgtaaaaccggccttcaagtggacctgaattcttgctcaggacagaaggaaaacatagagaaatgctgcctgtgtgtatttagagagtttaacctatctaattccccctcatttgtgtctaatcacaagttgtaatttgatccctcacctgtgtcagctaactgccacggcagataagctaatttacatagttacatagttattttggttgaaaaaagacatacgtccatcgagttcaaccagtataatttgaaagcagaggatgttaacgatatgtttgcttccattaaagcaggaagaagaaacactgcagatttatagtaggatttgcatcagctgtttttctttaaaggttattatgctgctgcatatcttttagagcagagaggaagttctgagttcagcccCGCTTTAAGGGAAAATTGCAAGTAATATGTAGCAGTGCTGCTGAAATGCTTTCACCATTTAATCATAAGAGTAGGTTCCCACACAATAGACAgttaaaaattagacaagacaagacaaataacacttatacagcgcttttctcctggcggactcaaagcgccagagcagcagccattagggcgcgctctataggcagtagcagtgttagggagacttgcctaaggtctcctgctgaataggtgctggctgaacaggcagagccaagattcgaaccctggtctcctgcgtcagaggcagagcccttaaccattacgtcaccatccagccaccacaaaaATTAGGCAGAGTTACTGTATATCCTATTATGCAGAGTGCCCCCCAAATATTAGGCTAAGTTCCCACCAAGCATTGGTGTTTAGTAGTGCGTGCACATGGCACCATCATTCATAGATAGGATTTCCTTGCTGCACCAGCTCAAATCCTCTTGTGTGCCTAGACAGAGCAAACGAAGCCCAGGTTGATGCAGCATGGCTCATATTAATCCACCAGGCCACATCACTCCCACTGCGGAGCTGCGAGTGTCAGTGCAGTCATGATCTGTGGGTGACATGTAAGAGCACTGTAGGAGCCATCAAACAAATCTAACATCTGGAGAGTTTCAGGTCTCTGAATGTCATCTTGCTCTTTGGAAATTCATGTAATTACTTTATCTGcagtgctgatttttttttttttttttttttttttttttaaagggaacctatagtGACGATAAGGCGGACAGGTTGACTTGTCTGGGTTGACTTGTCTCGTCTTCTGCAAAGTTAAACATTAATTGAGGAGAGCAAGAAAATATAGAGGTATCTGACACCCTTATCAGGGGAGCCGCTTTCCATATGATAAGACATAAAGACAGAAAAGACTATGGAGAGCGTCTACTAGCAAATATCACAAAAGTTTATTGAATCAAAATGCAGTCACATAAAACTTCCTTATCCCCCCCTAAGTCATGTGACACGGCCTGCAGGTCACTGAAAGTTCACACACAGACTTGCTGCCACGCTGACGAGGAGCTGATTGGTTACAGCGTGACTCCTGCAGGGAGAAATTCCATGTATGCTGCCCAGCTTGCTGAATGTAAGAGGCTCACTGGAGACTATCTACACTGATGGTGGAGGACATCCAAGTAGTCAGCTGAACCCAGCGGTGGTGAGAGCCCGCCTGGGCAAGTGCAATCATTGTTAGCCTTGTATGGCTGAGGGGTGCATAATCTGCTATTGGAACTGTGCCTACACCTTGAACTGTGTATTACTAAGACAGCCCTATCTGAAAAGCAATACTTTGCAATTGAACTGAGGGGAATGCCTGGTGAGCGGTGTAATCGCACCTTATATCTATCATAGACCAAAAACAGTCTTCAAGCGGACAGTGTCAGTTTACTGAGTCAGCCTTACAGCGTGGCAGATTAAGAATCACAGAGGATGTATATTGCAGCATCTGGGCTGTGGATTTGAAGCATTCAGTTACTCAAGTCAGATTTGTATTGTGGAGTACCCACTAAGTTTGACTAGATAGTTTGAGTATGACTGCTATGCTGCTATGTGTGGTTCAGTGTgtatggtcagctgacatctAGCTATACACGGCCGTGTATTGTATGGTCTTCTTCCAGACCCCTGCAGTCCCCCGGTTCCCTTGCCATCATTCTGCTATTCTCCCTTCAGCCACTGTGTCCCTCCGAAACCTGGCTGACTAAGCCAGCTACGGGCATTACTGGGCACATTCAGTGCATGCACAGCAGCGGGAGTGTGATCAGGGGGCATGTGGCCCATGAAAATGTGCAGTAAAAGATAATAATATTGAATGGATGAGTGTAATAGGTGATTCCACTAACAGAGGCTGTAGTTAtcctattcaccacaagatggcgatctcACCTCTCTGTGGAACGCACCGACGAGAAGAAATTGAACCACAGAAAGGAAGCgatatgggaagttcggatcttttcaatgatccggatgattcgaatcggatcattgaagagatccggatctttgatccgaatctcggatcattttactaccgaagcattcgggggtgaaatgactagcaggacaggagaagggtaggaagggtggacacacagagaaggggagaagatggacagagggcagggagtggacagagaagggacgagcagagagcagaaatgtttgcacacaatacccacatgctgcaatcatatgctttacatctatttcacctatatgctcatctgtgtactttgcatgcaaacttagtgaaagaaagcattcccagaagtaaagtgcagcggtttagggccggttcacacggacggcaggcggcgttggggcggccaggaagtcgtgtcgtcctgtgacgtcctgTTCGCTGGTGGCAGTACTGAGATCGTCGCGATCAGCGTTTCtcctccccgcagggggacatgaagccgcgtcggctagccgtccctggacgtcgcatgcggcttctagggacggccgaaatgACGCGTTAAATCGGGATTGGAACGCCGCGCTTATGCtatcgacggtaatcgacggtaaccgcgcaatgctaaacgctcccattcacttgaatgggagcgtttagccgatgggtcccgaacgcttggcggTAGACGCCGCCTGCCgttcgtgtgaaccggccctcaggaggatcatattgcgctgcaatcacagtgcctgcaaagttactgagctgtgctgagctgagccaaaagcttctaaTGTGTTCactctgtgcacaactacggaacagacagcctgcaatcagcagcacgttatagccagtatgtgtgctatacacatatctggcagtggcaccgatgtcccctctctctcatccagggccgaggcagaggctggagaggctccagcctcagggcgcagtgtaggagggggcgcacaattcattcagctgtcattcccaattgtgtttgaagcagaaagaaataagaaaaggggatacatgacagtgactgcaagccagataactagagattaaggtgttggggaggttgggggccttggggcacctattagtctaatagcaatcagtgtgtgacggctggggtgggagggatggggggcgcactttggtgtctcagccttgggtgctgaaggaccttgtcccgcctctgctctcatctacctgtctccctgcaaggctgcctcccatccaacagagcgattcaGCTCTGCTTTcaggaccccgctgcctgctgagagggggcgtgtcgctcctggccccaccccttttgcgatccgactcactcattttgatgattcggatgattcgactcacaaaatagattcggatcaaagatccgaatcgttcatgatccggacaacactaagcgATATAACAGGAGGAAGAGAGCTTGCAGGAAGTTAAGAGAACAGAttgttggaagaggtaattgAGTAATTCTGGTTATATATTTAGCAGAGCAGAGGTAGGAgtggacatactttgttacagaggaggtcatgGCACACCTCTCACTATACTGACTAACCACCTTGAAGAGACACATATAAATGTCATGATGTTTGTTTTTTCCCAGTAAAGCCATGTTCCCACATGTCCCCCCAGCATTCCAGATGTCCCCTAGTATGCAATATACCTCCTCCCCAGTAATTCTTTTTATTCCAAGTACATCTATGCCCTTCCGGTGTCCCCCagaattgccattatcctccagtatgtaatatcccccaccccaataacatagctcccaactgtccctttttcggagggacagtcccttttttggagccctgtccctctttcaccctcatttgtccctctttcaggactttgtccctctttctatgtaaatacatatatttctatactaaaaatgtgtttgattgactctaaactttaaactttattcccaacctttattgatacattactaattttaaaatgttactatgaaccaggatagaaaggaccagtgtggtttgaatgataaaacaacactttttttttttaatgaaatctttatggtatgcgtggctagaggcgtggtgagggcatagccaggggtgtggcttaagtgtccctttttctcatctcaaaaagttgcgaGGTATGCAATAATGCCATTTCTTTTTAAGTATAGCCCTGTATCTCTAGCATTGCCATTATTCTCCAGTGTGTACAATATCCCCCCACTCCAGTAATGTAATTTATTTCAAAGTACAGCCATGTCCTCcatcccacccccaccccccgcagTTTTTTTCCCAGTGTAGCTATAAACCAACTTTTTATGCTTTCTTGTAATACTCTGCACAgccctcccacccaccagtaaCAACAGTAGGGtgttctggggggagggggatccaGTATTGTTGTTTTTACTACTGACAACTGTACAACCTAGATTATCTTCCTCTTATTATCTATGAAAAGGCAGCAGCATCTtgtacagatcacatgaccacatcactaGGATGGACAAGCACCACCATTACATAACCAAGAGGATATacaacctcaccctggagatcatctgtctgctgaccggagaggtgaggaggattctgggaggtcgcatgacatcactcttatctctatctATAAACACACATCTGACTGGAGAGGTGCCGAGGATTCAGGGAGGTCACATGATGACACTCTTATCTTTATTTATAAAACTTACAACCAGAGAGGTGAGGGGAATTCTGGGAGATTACATGATCTAATTATTATCTCTATTTATGAAACACACACATAaccagagaggtgaggaggattctgtgaGATCAGTTATCTATATTATTAAAATACACCCCTGCCTAGGGATGAGCAATGAGATCAAATGAgaagcaaatatttctgagttcatgcagggttatgtaaatttgtatgcaaatttagcaGCTTGAAGATGCACCGATCAAGTCCCATCaaggtgtattattattatttaatgtatttaaaaagtgccaacatattaagcagcgctggacaatatatAGGTATACATATAATGtagacaaggggtgacagacagaggcgtaacaaacggttatacaacatagcacaaggttatcctGCAAAtggtataagatgcatgatcatgtaaTTTTACAaagacccagcaattcaagtccGAGTTAGTCTATGGGAAGGTTGTCATAGCTGGGGTTGcaagcatgggcgtagcaatcacccctgcaacccctgacATCACAGGTGAGCCCAGAGgcttttgggggcccctcctcctccctctccctaaacgcaaagtgcagccaattaggaaAAAAACTCCCATTTACTCACAAAAACCATCCCCATTACTTCCTCCTGCCTTGTAGAGTAGCAAGTAGCGAAAGCGTCTGTAATGTGTTCTTGCTTCCAGATGCTGTTTCACAGCAGAACACCCTGCTGCCATTCTCCAGCTCCCAATCACTTACCCTCATGGTTTAAAGGTGGTGAAGGAAGGAGTAAGTCGGGAGGGGATTCCATACAGTGGGggaggctcttgagaagtcctgtaggCGTGCATGGGAGTGAGAAATGCGTGGGGCAATCAGgcagagatcattggaggacTGGAGGGGGCGGGCAGGTATATATATCTGTCGACAAGCTCAGATATGTAGATATGGCAGGGAGCCAGTGTAGGAATTCGCAAaggggagaagtggaagcagagtggtgggaagaatggatgagtctagctgctgcattcatgactgattgatGGTGTGCAATGTGTAAGAATttatatgttggttgctattggcaacagcaccacacaccttttgctccggcaccagcaactcatcagagctgcacttcacagcgacagcatacaggagatagagcggagacagccttcttcacctttcaaaggggtttattaagcttttgttacagtttgatttcttcagagtataaatagtctttcctatgtacatcacatatatttacagcatacagacaggaagctagtattctaagTAGTAAGCGTAGAGAGAGCTGGATAGCTGGAAAGTATAGTACCCTTTTCCCTCCGGTTTCCCTaatttatatgaacatcaaacaGTTAAATTCTGACATGCATGTGTCAGCGGTACAAAGGGATGACATAAAACGATATATCTCCATATGTCGCCCATGTGAAGGCGCGCAAAGACATAATACTATGACTGGCTAAAACAGATGACATTAGCCATTTTGGTTGACTGCCAGTGCCTGCTGAGCAAATAGTTCTTCATTTGACAGATAACTCTTAGCTACAAATCCAATTAACCCTTTGCAACTGAAGATGGGGCACATGTTAGCAATGTAAACCTGCTGGATGCGAATGGAGAAATTTTATTCATCATTAAAGATGGTCTCAGCTTATCAGCAAACCAATGCTAACAGGCCCTGTCTTACAAGACACTGCTCTACAGAGTCTATGGGGTAATCTGCAGATTGTACATCCGTTGTAGATGTTTTCTCTGATGTTATAAGCAAACTACTATTGCTTTGGCCACCTCTAGTTGTCATTGTTTCTTTTTGTGCTGGGAAACCACATGTGCGATATGGTAGTCTCTTCTTGGAAAACGTTCCCCACATTCAACACACACATATGGACGCTCGCCTGTGTGAGTCCTCTGATGTAATATTAGGGATCCTTTctgagtgaaacatttcccacactctgaacatgaaaacggctttgctcctgtgtggacagtttCATGTGAAATAAGAGAGGACTTTCGGGTGAACCGTTCACCACAATCGGAACAGGAAAATGGTTTCAATCCCATATGAGTTCTCTGGTGGGCAAAAAGATTTCCTGTCCGGTTGAACCGCTTGCCACACTCAGAGCAGGAATAAGGTTTCTCGGACGTGTGTGTTCTTTCATGGATGGCAAGATAAGACCTTTCTGTAAAGCCTACTCCACACTCCAAACAAGAGTACGGCCTCTGGCTTGAATGGAGTTTTTTATGTCTGTTAAGAGCTGATGGTCGaggaaagcatttcccacactcagaacatggatATGGTTTCTCCCCTGTGTGGATTGTGAGGTGTTTCACCAGCTGATCCTTCCAAGAAAAACATTTTCCACATTCAGAGCATGGATATGGCTTCTCTACAATATGTTTTTTCTTATGTGACATAAGAGATTCTCGTTCTGTAAAACAATCGCCACAATCAGAACAAGAAAATGGATTCCTGGCTGGGTGAGTTGTCTGGTGCCTAATCAGCTGGACCTGCCATATAAAGCTCTCCCCACATTCGGAGCATGAAAATGGCTTCTCCCCTGAATGAGTCCTCTGGTGTGCAATCAGGTTTGCTTTCctattaaaacatttcccacaatcgGAACATGAGTACTTCTTCTCCACTCTATGAGTTCTCTGGTGTGAGAGGAGGTCCGATCTCTTGGCAAAAGATTCACCACACTCAGAACAATGCAATATTTTACCCACACTGGCTGCTGTATGATCGATGATGGGATCTGCTCTGGGAGGAGGTGAATGGAGATTTGAGGTAATGGAGTTTTTCAGTGCAAAGTCAGATATGTTGTCATCTTGAGTTTCACAGGCTTTGGAAATAAGAGAATGTTTCTTTCTAGAGAACTTTCTGTAACGTCcatctagagaaaaaaaaaaggaacgacGAAGTGTTTACAATTTATACCAATaaaccagaaagagttaagacAACACAAAAGCTGTAAATATCACTTTTTTTGGacttacaactttctttttttgttgaTGCAAGTACAGGTATAGTTGTTGttatttttatacatatatagtggtaacatattaagcagcgctgtacaatactgTAGATAGGGAAGATATtacaatgttaaataatgttacacaaagcgctgcgtaatatgttggcgctttataaatacaataaataaataaataaataaattggacgTTGATACACAAAACAGTAAACAATTGTTTGCTATTGTAAGGTAAGGATCTAAATATAGTCACTGAGTCCATTGGGTGGCGAAGAAGGTAGGGGGAAGGCTGGGGTGCAGTGTAGTTAGATATGCCATTGAAGTCACCTActactgttaaggtggccatacatctagcaacttGGCAGCTGATCGGGCCGTTGTGGTCGATTGGGTGTGTGGCGGTAACAGCGAGCATTACTGGGATGAGCGACAAACGCGACAAAACCCCCATCGCtgttcccccagtgtataaaAATGTACaggtatgtgtgcatttatacattacttgtcctgtgGTGCGGCGCCCTGCGTCTTCCAAATCTCTGCTCTTCCATTAGCGGTATACACACCACTAGCACATGGCACGCGGCGCGTATGTAACGTCACACATGTGCCACGCCCGCATTGTGAATACAATTaatggaagagcggcggatttGGAAGAGGCGGGGCaccacgacacaggacaggtaatgtataaatgcgcacatacatgtacatttatacactagggaggcAGCGGTGAGGTGGCAGATGCCGCAGACTCAGCCAATTCCCAAaatatttaatgctgaaatcgatccggattGGCCTGCGGGGTATGGGCAGCCGAAAGATCTCTCTCTAAGAATctacccatcattgctagatgtatggctacctttacatttcTCATACTAAGTACATTTTCAATTAAATGCAAAATTGAAAGGTAAATTCTAGCCACAATGAGTATAATAAAtgaatatatacagtgtatagaaAAAAAGTGCCGGACAGGATGTCTGTTTTGTTCTTGGCACACTACACAACACCCCATTTCCTCTCCTCCCTGGATGTAGCCAGCAAACGGCTCAATCAAATGTGACAAATGGTAGGAAAAACAATAGATGTTAAACTACAATTCCCAGCATCCCTGCATTACAGTACAAAATGTGTCCTCTACTTGAGAATGCAGATttgtagagcctaggttctcaacgtgtggtacgcgtaccccagggggtacttctaatggttccagggggtactcaggcttgatatacttagccaagaataacaaatttagagttttagaaaatgataaatcgtaTTTAACCCCAaccccaaattagtattttagctaaataaaagcaatagtaaaggcttggaaatagtttagaaccaattataatgtactacgattaaatatatatttgtcaaggggtacttgtgataatgtttactatgctgggggtacttggtgagtacaaggctttaaaaggggtacacaccgataaaatgttgagaaacactgttgtaGAGAACTACAGTAAGTGATGAGCAAATGTATGTTCATGATCTGCTTACAAGAAACTATTTGGGTATCAGTGCTTTGAAAggaataaaaggaaaaataaaaagagACTGAGAGCTGATAATAGTGCAGTATTTTTTTGTAAGCATGAGGAATCGTTTGAATGGATACTCACAAAATTGGTGACCAGACTGGTGACTTATTGTAGTGCAGGTGGGGAGAGTAACCCCAACCCTGCTTGGGATAAAAGTTGTTCTCTTTGGGACGGGATGCAACCCTCCGCCAAGGGTGGACTATACAGTCAAGATtctgtgtacagaggcgccaaaagagcagGATTGCTTTGAGAATTAGCCTTACTCAATTTTGCATACGTTGGCTGTAAATAGCTCTTTACCCTTATATAGACAACATAACTATTTTATGCTGTTGAACTtcttcattttattattattattatttagtatttattaaagCGCTGACATCTCCCATAGCTCTGTACGGAGTATACTGTCTGGTCACTTAAATGTCCCAATAAATTACACCCACCTGAATTCGAAATAAactgaataaccttgcatgcaaGGAATGCGATGAAGGCTAATACATAA
This window encodes:
- the LOC137534338 gene encoding gastrula zinc finger protein XlCGF57.1-like isoform X1 encodes the protein MMENQPHLLPDGPSGRNSSEKSTETLYTQNPMQEENCQDKNLIVIKVKDEEEQYVRDEEPYKKEEIDAEISTVEHYGKTACARKGSQEPPVPSATLPSSLQPFIVCYPARASSLLTECTITNVNTTVAHEDVETKEGNVISKEGGLPLEISTDSKDTRGAQRDDRTVEEEKERLRIKEEEVPLERSTDASSNRKELEGCLSPLPSMDSTQYSEDEGLIVVKAEDDEETSVRADEECKEKEIPPEIGTDGRYRKFSRKKHSLISKACETQDDNISDFALKNSITSNLHSPPPRADPIIDHTAASVGKILHCSECGESFAKRSDLLSHQRTHRVEKKYSCSDCGKCFNRKANLIAHQRTHSGEKPFSCSECGESFIWQVQLIRHQTTHPARNPFSCSDCGDCFTERESLMSHKKKHIVEKPYPCSECGKCFSWKDQLVKHLTIHTGEKPYPCSECGKCFPRPSALNRHKKLHSSQRPYSCLECGVGFTERSYLAIHERTHTSEKPYSCSECGKRFNRTGNLFAHQRTHMGLKPFSCSDCGERFTRKSSLISHETVHTGAKPFSCSECGKCFTQKGSLILHQRTHTGERPYVCVECGERFPRRDYHIAHVVSQHKKKQ
- the LOC137534338 gene encoding gastrula zinc finger protein XlCGF57.1-like isoform X2 — protein: MMENQPHLLPDGPSGRNSSEKSTETLYTQNPMQEENCQDKNLIVIKVKDEEEQYVRDEEPYKKEEIDAEISTEHYGKTACARKGSQEPPVPSATLPSSLQPFIVCYPARASSLLTECTITNVNTTVAHEDVETKEGNVISKEGGLPLEISTDSKDTRGAQRDDRTVEEEKERLRIKEEEVPLERSTDASSNRKELEGCLSPLPSMDSTQYSEDEGLIVVKAEDDEETSVRADEECKEKEIPPEIGTDGRYRKFSRKKHSLISKACETQDDNISDFALKNSITSNLHSPPPRADPIIDHTAASVGKILHCSECGESFAKRSDLLSHQRTHRVEKKYSCSDCGKCFNRKANLIAHQRTHSGEKPFSCSECGESFIWQVQLIRHQTTHPARNPFSCSDCGDCFTERESLMSHKKKHIVEKPYPCSECGKCFSWKDQLVKHLTIHTGEKPYPCSECGKCFPRPSALNRHKKLHSSQRPYSCLECGVGFTERSYLAIHERTHTSEKPYSCSECGKRFNRTGNLFAHQRTHMGLKPFSCSDCGERFTRKSSLISHETVHTGAKPFSCSECGKCFTQKGSLILHQRTHTGERPYVCVECGERFPRRDYHIAHVVSQHKKKQ